The Calliphora vicina chromosome 3, idCalVici1.1, whole genome shotgun sequence genome contains a region encoding:
- the LOC135954993 gene encoding lectin subunit alpha-like yields the protein MKCIVYILFLINLVYCVPEQKWRESDDGSKFYIEPAMKYNWFEAWSDCARKNMSLIAIDSYAKHQQIDNLLKRLYTSCPPIWISGHDNAVHLRFEWATTGEAFTFTNWGPSQPADTTKNEHCILMWTDFQWHDYPCTNKLGYICEEHHLFKNSCHKPWITNPKDMNELKNAIFYFSNGK from the exons ATGAAGTGtatagtttatattttattcctAATTAATCTGGTGTATTGTGTGCCGGAACAAAAATGGCGTGAAAGCGATGATGGCAGTAAATTTTACATAGAACCTGCCATGAAG TACAATTGGTTTGAGGCCTGGAGCGATTGTGCACGTAAAAATATGTCATTGATTGCCATTGATAGCTACGCCAAACATCAACAGAttgacaatttattaaaaagattatata CCTCATGTCCACCCATATGGATTTCTGGTCATGATAATGCCGTTCATTTACGTTTTGAATGGGCAACAACTGGTGAAGCATTTACATTCACAAATTGGGGTCCCAGCCAACCGGCTGATACAACTAAGAATGAACATTGTATTCTAATGTGGACTGATTTTCAATGGCATGACTATCCCTGCACCAATAAGTTGGGTTATATATGCGAAGAACATCATTTGTTTAAGAACTCTTGCCACAAGCCGTGGATTACAAATCCCAAAGAtatgaatgaattaaaaaatgcaatattttatttcagtaatggtaaataa